The nucleotide window AATCATGTGATGTAGaacgggtcgcagacagttacatggccaagatggattagaaaaggcccagtcgacgacaaaagtgatccagaccatcgaaccttaaatcgggcgtatcttgcaatccggactgagttatctaacgtaaaatgtatgattttggggtagaacgagctactgaagccaaccaaccctgctacgccgggttgcgcagcccagaattgtgaaaaacccctgaattgacggtcatttccctgttttaatttcgtttttactatcaatagtaagttttagtttgattataactcttcatccgtcgggctttaggagttgcgcccaacgtgaaaagagcttaggagaacggtttggtgaagccaaatagggcacttactatttttggccgaaaaccttgcttactagtagacatcacgaccgtctataaatagtaagtttactatttatagtaagtcgtggattctaggagtttgagttgtagtttgattttgatttcttttccattgcttgttatccctatttaaagggttgtaaactcatttttattcatcaattaatcaatttcgaatttattagaatttatttctattttctgctttctttcctcgtggattcgagaagtctctgtgaggagtccagagaagctccgtggattcggagtagttatcctcatcacgttcatccctgcgtcatcatGGAACCATATTCTCCACTTCTACCATTGGCAAGAAATCACATGTGGTGGTCACTGCCATCCTCAAAGGGTCACGGTCTTGAATCTCACTGGCCACAACTTGGTGGGCTACATATCGTCCTACATAGCAAACCTCACCTTCCTCAGGACAATCGATCTCTCAGCAAACGGCCTCCACGGGACGATTCCCGAAGAAATGGGTCGTTTGTTCCGTTTGCAGCATCTGCAACTGGTTAACAACACACTTACAGGAGAAATTCCAACAAATCTGACTCACTGTTCGGAACTCGCATTCCTTCATCTTCGTGGGAACTGGCTCGCTGGAAGGATTCCAACTGAGCTTGGTTCTCTATCCAAGCTCACGAGATTGGACCTTGGTCACGACTATCTTACAGGTAGCATTCCGccttcacttggaaacctttcgtCTCTCACATTCCTTTATCTCACGATAAATAATCTGGAGGGAAGAATCCCAGATGAACTTGGTTGGTTGGTGAGGTTAAGTGTTCTTGCCATTGGTGGAAATAAACTGTCAGGTACGTTTCCGCTCGGCCTATACAATCTCTCCTCTATTAACATTTTGGACGTAGGATGGAACAGATTGCAAGGAAATCTTCCAAGTAACTTAGGCCACGCTCTTCCTAATCTCCAATGGTTTCATGTCGGATCAAACCAATTAACAGGACCCATACCaatttcattatccaatgcttcAGGACTTGCATCTATTTCACCTGCTGGGAATAGTTTTAGCAGATCCGTGCCCATGAATTTTGGAAGCCTCCAGAATCTCATCTGGCTAAATATGTGGGGCAATGAACTTGGAATTGGGAAAGGTGAAGTTTTCTCAAATATTTGACCAATTGCAGTAGCCTAGAAACATTGGACGTAAGCAGAAATCGTCTCAATGGTGTGTTGCCTGAATCCCTATCTATTCTTTCGACCCAGCTTTGCTTCCTGTCGTCAGGACGTAACAGCATGTTTGGAAGCATCCCATCTGGGATTCAGAATCTTGTCGGCTTAACAACACTGGGAATGGAGTATAACTTTCTAACATGTACTATTTCCCATTGGTGTTGGGAAGCTAAACAAGCTGGGGCGACTTGTCTTTGAGGGAAATAAATTATCAGGGCAAATTCCACCTACATTTGGCAACTTCTCCCAACTGTTCCAACTCAGTTTATCTGGAAACAATCTATCCGGAACCAAACCACCTTCAAGTCTTGGTAATTGCAAAAACTTGCAGTTCATATACCTCAGCTTTAACAACTTCAGAGGTAGCTTACCCAAACAACTTTTCAGCTTTCCATCTCTGATTGAACTCCAAGCTCAAAACAACTTGTTCACCGAAGCCAGTCACTTGAAAGCTCTTCAAAACTTCAATGTTTCGAATAACAGATTGTCAGGCTAAATTCCAAGCTGGCTAGGCAACTGTCTCAGCCTTGAGTATCTCCAGTTGGATGGGAACTTCTTTCAAGGATCAATTCCACCAACATTCAGTAGTCTAAAAGGTCTTCGATACCTGGGTCTTTCACGCAACAACTTATCTGGGAAGATTCCAAGATATCTGGAGAAGTTTGCTCTAGAGTATCTAAATCTATACTTCAATAATTTCGAGGGTGAATTACCAAAACAAGGGGTCTTTGGAAATGCCAGTCGAGTTTCAGTGCTCGGAAATAGTAAGCTTTGTGGGGGTATTCATGAATTACAATATCCTCCATGCTCTAGCCAAGCTTCCAAGAAAAGGGGGATCTCTCTTGCTTCAAAAGTCAAATTCTCAGTAATTGGTGTTGTCCTGTGTCTTATTTCATTATCATGTTTCTTTACCATTCTTTATTGGGTAAGAAAGTCGAGAAGCAAACCTTTTGCTGTGCCTTCTGTGGAGGATCCCTTTCTGAACGTATCTTATGCGGAGCTCTTGAAAGCAACAGATGGGTTCTCTTCTGCCAATTTAGTTGGCACCGGAAGTTTTGGCGTCGTATATAAAGGGATTCTAGATCGTGATGGGACTATGGTAGCAGTGAAAGTCTTCAACCTTCAATGACAAGGAGCTCTGCGGAGCTTCATGGCCGAATGCAATGCCTTGagaaacattaggcatcggaatcttgttaagatcttaacttgttgctcgagcattgattttaagggcaatgattttaaagctcTAGTTTACGAGTACATGCCCAATGGAAGTCTAGAGAAGTGGTTGCATATGAAGGGCCATGACCAGCTGAGAAGGAACTTGAAGTTTACTCAAAGGCTAAACATAGCTATAGATGTGGTTTCTGCACTGGATTATCTACATAATCTTTGTCAAACATCAATCATTCATCAAGATTTAAAGCCAAGCAacattcttcttgatgatgacatgattgctcATGTGAGTGATTTTGGGTTATCCAGGTTCTTATCTGAGGTTTCTCAAAGCAGCTCAGTTGGTATGAAGGGATCTATCGGGTACATTGCTCCAGGTAACAATTTCATCTATtttctatcatcatcatcatcatcatcatcatctttgttGTTATTGCTGTTGCTCTTATCctaatcaccatcatcatcatcattattattattttcaagaaaggtgggagcacaatGGCACACCACCTATAACTTTTGTTGATCATAAAAGAGATTTACATAGATTTCGTGCGAGCACCACAAAAAGGGCCATGCCTCGCTTATCATATACCCCAACAAAGAAATATCTACAAAAGTTCATCAAATGCTGCAAAAAAATTAAACTTGCAATGGCTAAAAAAACACAGCCTCAAAACAATACCGGTAGATAACTTCCTTCTAAGCAGAACAGTGTCTGAAACCTGAGAGCACACCCACCACAATTCAAACAGCAGTGCCTCTACAGAGTAATGGCTCCCAATAAACATAAACCAACCCTGAACCACCACACCAAACTCGGAGTAGCTGAGCTTCATAACAGAGCAAGAAAACAGATCATAGAGCTTTCTTGCTTAACAGAAAAGGC belongs to Magnolia sinica isolate HGM2019 chromosome 8, MsV1, whole genome shotgun sequence and includes:
- the LOC131252553 gene encoding probable LRR receptor-like serine/threonine-protein kinase At3g47570, with product MAECNALRNIRHRNLVKILTCCSSIDFKGNDFKALVYEYMPNGSLEKWLHMKGHDQLRRNLKFTQRLNIAIDVVSALDYLHNLCQTSIIHQDLKPSNILLDDDMIAHVSDFGLSRFLSEVSQSSSVGMKGSIGYIAPESPRKRMHMRDVVAEMHAINDLYLGVGIHRDRQVRLQILDEGLSYLNHY